In a genomic window of Candidatus Cloacimonadota bacterium:
- a CDS encoding hydrogenase maturation nickel metallochaperone HypA, translated as MHELSLVESILQIVEEYAAKEGFARVRALRLSCGKLSCVVPQALSFAFEVQSKGTRAEGAAL; from the coding sequence ATGCATGAGCTGTCGCTCGTTGAATCCATCCTGCAGATCGTCGAGGAATATGCGGCCAAGGAGGGGTTTGCCCGCGTGAGAGCCCTGCGGCTCTCCTGCGGCAAGCTCTCCTGCGTCGTCCCGCAGGCGCTGAGCTTCGCCTTCGAGGTCCAGTCGAAGGGGACCCGCGCCGAGGGCGCGGCGCTCG